The genomic region TAATTTTAGATCATCAAACAAAAAAATGTGTAATTCAAAGTAGTGTCTTTGCTCAAGATATAAAAGAAGAAAATAGAATTGAAAAAAGAACACAAGAGATACAAAAAAAACTAGAAAAAAAAATAAGTTCAATTCCCACAAATCAAATAAAAAATATTCATTTAACTTCTAATATGAGTGACGAAGAATATTCTTCAATAATAAAAAAATTAAAAATTTTAATACAAAAGGGTGAAATTTTTCAAGTAGTGCCATCTAGAAAGTTTTTTTTGCCCTGTGAAAATCCTCTTTCCGCTTATCAAACCTTAAAAAAGAATAATCCCAGTCCTTACATGTTTTTTATGCAAGATAATCATTTTAGTTTATTTGGAGCATCACCTGAAAGTTCTCTAAAATATAATGAAAAAACAAGAAAAATTGAACTGTATCCTATAGCGGGAACAAGACCCAGAAGTACAAAAAAAGATGGCACGTTTGACTGCAATTGAGATGGCGACATCATGCCCAACAAAAGAACGCATTAAACAAAACTGTCAGAGCATTGAATGTCAGTCGATCTAGCTCGAAATGATTCAGCACGCATTTGTAAACCGGGATCTAGATATGCATCTGATTTAGTTGAGGTAGATAAATATTCTTATGTAATGCCTGTGGTATCAAAATTCGTCAGCGTCTGAAAACAGAATGAGGGATGCACTGCATGCTTAATGACTGGTATGAATATGGGAACTTTAACTGGAGCACTTAAAGTGAGAGCCATGCAATCGATCTCAGAATTGTGAAAGAGAATCAAGAGGTAGTTATGGAGGGGCTATAGGATATTTTACAGATTTAGGTAATTTAGATACTTGTATTACAATACGTTCGGCGTATGTGGAAAACAACGTAGCTACTATTCAAGCTGGAGCTGGTATTGTGTTGAATTCTATTCCTGAAGACGAAGTTAAAGAAAGTTTTAATAAAGCAAAAGCTGTAATCAATGCTATAAAACAATCACATTCCATAGTTGACAACAAGGTTTTTTAAAAATATGGCAAACATTATACTTTTAGATAATATTGATTCTTTTACTTATAATCTTGTTGAACAAATTAGAAATCAAAAGCATCATGTTTTAATTTACCGAAATACAGTAGAGATAAATATTATTATACAAGCTATCAAAAAACTTGATAATCCTATTTTAATGTTATCACCAGGACCCAGTATACCCCGAAATGCAGGATGTATGTTAGATTTAATTAAAATAGTTAAAGGTCATATTCCTATAATAGGAATTTGTTTAGGTCATCAGGCGATAATAGAAGCGTATGGAGGGATGATTAAATATGCAGGAGAAATATTCCATGGGAAAGCATCGTTAATCAATCATGACGGTTTAGAGATGTTTAAAAACATACCTCAACCCTTACCTGTAGCACGATATCACTCATTAGTTGTTTGTAAAGATCTTCCTAATCATTTTGTAATTAATTCATTTTTTGAAAAAATGATTATGTCTGTAAGAAATGATTTTGATCGTGTATGTGGATTTCAATTTCACCCAGAATCTATTTTAACCACGTGCGGAGATCAAATATTGAAAAATATTATTGCTTGGGCGTCATCGAAATATATTAAAAAATATAAATAATTCTATGTTATTTTAAACTTAAAAAAAGATCAATATAAAAAAGATTAATACAAAAATATCAAAATCGA from Buchnera aphidicola (Hyadaphis tataricae) harbors:
- a CDS encoding aminodeoxychorismate/anthranilate synthase component II gives rise to the protein MANIILLDNIDSFTYNLVEQIRNQKHHVLIYRNTVEINIIIQAIKKLDNPILMLSPGPSIPRNAGCMLDLIKIVKGHIPIIGICLGHQAIIEAYGGMIKYAGEIFHGKASLINHDGLEMFKNIPQPLPVARYHSLVVCKDLPNHFVINSFFEKMIMSVRNDFDRVCGFQFHPESILTTCGDQILKNIIAWASSKYIKKYK